One Luteolibacter flavescens genomic region harbors:
- a CDS encoding esterase/lipase family protein, producing the protein MLRKLVAVSLLSMTVARAGESPAIPARRVVLVHGIFQNDWRCFGFLRNDLEKLGVECLVPSLKPADGRDGLPVMAEQLKKEINQRFGNERVVVIGFSMGGLISRYYLQELGGAQRCDGFFSISTPHHGTKMAHLFYGEGARQMRPGSEFLTRLAATEDRLGKMPVVSYRTPADLVILPTTSSEWDRAENLCIPCPLHPMMTYSPRVRRDIVSRLSPPR; encoded by the coding sequence ATGCTCCGCAAATTGGTGGCTGTTTCCCTCCTTTCCATGACTGTCGCGCGGGCCGGTGAGTCCCCCGCTATCCCCGCCCGCCGTGTGGTATTGGTCCACGGTATTTTCCAGAATGACTGGCGGTGTTTTGGCTTCCTGCGGAATGACTTGGAGAAGCTCGGCGTGGAATGTCTGGTGCCGTCGCTGAAGCCCGCCGACGGTCGGGACGGTCTGCCGGTGATGGCCGAGCAATTGAAGAAAGAAATTAATCAACGCTTTGGAAACGAACGCGTCGTGGTGATCGGCTTCAGCATGGGCGGCCTCATCAGCCGTTATTACCTGCAGGAGCTCGGCGGGGCACAGCGCTGCGATGGCTTTTTCTCCATCTCCACCCCGCACCACGGCACGAAGATGGCACACCTTTTCTACGGCGAGGGAGCACGCCAGATGCGTCCCGGTAGCGAATTTCTCACCCGGCTGGCCGCCACCGAGGACCGCTTGGGCAAGATGCCGGTGGTCTCCTACCGCACTCCGGCGGATCTCGTGATCCTGCCGACGACCAGTTCCGAGTGGGATCGCGCGGAGAATCTCTGCATCCCCTGCCCGCTCCACCCCATGATGACCTATTCGCCAAGGGTCCGCCGGGACATCGTATCAAGACTCTCACCTCCGCGATGA
- a CDS encoding HPP family protein, translated as MNWLGIELNVVSKREKLISAVGGLLAILLLMVISRDGMHLPYNVGLVASMGASAVLLFAVPHGQLSQPWPVLGGHCLAATIGVACAKWIGPTEWAGACAVALSIAVMHQLKCIHPPGGATALTAVLGGPAVRDLGFHFVYCPVFANCLVMIGTAVAFNAFFGWRRYPAAWNRRAMPVPEEKAPSHEDIVTALRQLDSFVDISEDDLVRLVQLIRSGGKRPSS; from the coding sequence ATGAACTGGCTTGGCATCGAGCTGAATGTGGTCAGCAAGCGCGAGAAGTTGATCTCCGCCGTGGGAGGCTTGCTTGCCATCCTGCTGCTGATGGTGATCAGCCGCGACGGAATGCACTTGCCTTACAATGTCGGCCTGGTCGCCTCGATGGGGGCGAGCGCCGTCCTGTTGTTTGCGGTGCCGCACGGCCAGCTTTCGCAGCCATGGCCCGTGCTGGGCGGACATTGCCTCGCTGCGACCATCGGCGTGGCCTGTGCGAAATGGATCGGCCCGACCGAGTGGGCAGGCGCGTGTGCCGTGGCGCTCTCCATCGCGGTGATGCATCAGCTCAAGTGCATCCATCCTCCCGGCGGCGCCACCGCCCTCACCGCCGTATTGGGTGGCCCGGCAGTGCGGGATCTGGGCTTCCACTTCGTCTATTGCCCGGTATTCGCGAATTGTCTGGTGATGATAGGCACCGCGGTTGCCTTCAATGCCTTCTTTGGCTGGCGCCGCTATCCCGCGGCATGGAACCGCAGGGCCATGCCGGTGCCCGAGGAAAAGGCACCTTCCCATGAGGATATTGTTACAGCCCTTCGTCAGCTCGACTCGTTTGTGGATATATCGGAAGACGATCTCGTGCGGCTGGTGCAGTTGATCCGTAGTGGAGGAAAGCGCCCGTCATCATAA
- a CDS encoding MarR family winged helix-turn-helix transcriptional regulator, producing the protein MQNHPAKLSDADYARLGDFRYALRCFLEFSEAAAAGEGLTPQQHQALLVIRSSPGAVASVGRLSERLRVRHNTAVELAQRLESADLITRQTSPDDGRSVLLRLSATGEAKLEVLTHVHRAELKQLSPEIVALLHSLEPADT; encoded by the coding sequence ATGCAAAACCACCCGGCCAAGCTCTCCGATGCGGACTATGCCCGCTTGGGGGACTTTCGTTACGCTCTGCGTTGCTTCCTGGAATTCAGCGAAGCCGCTGCCGCAGGTGAGGGACTGACGCCCCAACAGCACCAGGCCCTGCTGGTGATCCGCTCGAGTCCCGGCGCGGTCGCCTCGGTGGGCAGACTCTCCGAACGACTGCGGGTCCGGCACAATACGGCGGTCGAGCTGGCGCAGCGTCTGGAAAGCGCCGACCTGATCACCCGGCAGACCTCTCCGGACGACGGACGCTCGGTCTTGCTACGCCTTTCCGCCACGGGCGAAGCAAAGCTCGAGGTGCTCACCCATGTCCATCGCGCCGAGCTCAAACAACTCAGTCCGGAGATCGTGGCCCTGCTCCACAGTCTGGAACCTGCGGATACGTGA
- a CDS encoding chloride channel protein, producing MKSSAESLRLPLLAIVVGVIVAVAGIGLLKLIWLITNLCFHGRASAHEAVPDFTTFGAWAILVPAAGGLFIGWIARFVCPEVRGHGIPEAMQGVMTGQSRIPLKVALLKPLSTAVSIGTGGPFGAEGPIIATGGAVGSLLGQAIPCSTSERKILLAAGATAGMAAVFGTPLAAVLLSLELLLFEFRSRSLIPVALAAGAAMAVRACFGEPFPMLPLASGEPPGPMLSIASVAVGIAAGIAAVLLTHALHGIEHLYEKLPIPWMWWPALGGLAVGVIGWVDPRTLGPGYENLRSLLSGEMALSAIAALALFKFLSWTLCLGSGTAGGTLAPVMTLGGVTGALVAHGLHLIPGVETVPIGMAALVGMAAIFAGVSRAFLASVAFGFEATHSTSSFGPLLIGCALAVLVSRIAMRETMMTEKLARRGVRVPADYEPDALLGISVADVMLREPLTISPTTSVTDLAARMIGKEDRWNAARLIPITDESGHLLGIISRADVLAAVQAAPDASVLDAGIESPVVIHPDESLAEAADRMILHGVGRLPVVERGDTPRLVGLVSRREVLLARKHRLDAERR from the coding sequence ATGAAATCATCTGCTGAATCCCTGCGTCTGCCGCTGCTCGCGATCGTCGTCGGGGTGATCGTAGCTGTCGCAGGCATCGGCCTGCTGAAGCTCATCTGGCTGATCACGAACCTCTGCTTTCACGGCAGAGCCAGTGCCCACGAGGCCGTGCCGGACTTCACGACATTCGGCGCGTGGGCTATCCTGGTGCCTGCGGCAGGCGGCCTTTTCATCGGCTGGATCGCCCGCTTCGTATGCCCGGAAGTCCGCGGACACGGCATCCCCGAGGCGATGCAGGGCGTGATGACGGGACAGAGCCGTATCCCCCTGAAGGTCGCCCTGCTCAAGCCGCTCTCGACCGCGGTCTCCATCGGCACGGGAGGGCCTTTCGGTGCCGAGGGCCCGATCATCGCCACCGGCGGAGCAGTGGGTTCCTTGCTCGGACAGGCGATCCCTTGCAGCACCTCGGAGCGGAAGATCCTGCTGGCAGCCGGTGCCACGGCGGGGATGGCGGCGGTCTTTGGCACGCCGCTGGCCGCGGTGCTGCTTTCGCTGGAGTTGCTCCTCTTTGAATTCCGCAGCCGCAGCCTCATCCCGGTGGCACTTGCCGCGGGAGCAGCCATGGCAGTGCGTGCTTGCTTTGGGGAGCCGTTCCCCATGCTCCCGCTGGCATCCGGCGAGCCCCCCGGCCCGATGCTCAGCATCGCCTCCGTGGCGGTCGGGATCGCGGCCGGCATCGCAGCGGTGCTGCTCACCCATGCCCTGCACGGCATCGAGCACCTTTACGAAAAGCTCCCGATCCCGTGGATGTGGTGGCCGGCACTCGGAGGCCTTGCGGTCGGGGTCATCGGGTGGGTGGATCCCCGCACATTGGGGCCGGGCTACGAGAACCTCCGCTCGTTGCTCTCCGGCGAGATGGCGCTTTCCGCCATCGCCGCACTGGCCCTCTTCAAATTCCTCTCGTGGACCCTCTGCCTCGGCAGCGGCACCGCTGGTGGGACGCTGGCGCCGGTGATGACGCTCGGCGGCGTGACCGGAGCCTTGGTCGCGCATGGCCTGCACCTGATCCCCGGGGTTGAAACAGTGCCCATCGGCATGGCGGCACTGGTCGGGATGGCTGCGATCTTTGCAGGCGTCTCCCGTGCCTTTCTTGCGTCGGTCGCTTTCGGCTTCGAAGCCACTCACTCAACTTCGTCCTTCGGCCCGTTGCTCATCGGCTGCGCTCTGGCCGTGCTGGTCTCGCGGATCGCGATGCGGGAGACGATGATGACCGAGAAGCTCGCCCGCAGGGGAGTCCGGGTCCCCGCGGACTACGAGCCGGACGCCCTGCTTGGCATCTCCGTGGCGGACGTGATGCTGCGCGAGCCCCTGACCATCTCCCCCACCACTTCCGTGACAGATCTGGCCGCCCGGATGATCGGCAAGGAAGACCGCTGGAATGCCGCCCGGCTGATCCCCATCACGGATGAAAGCGGGCACCTACTCGGGATCATCAGCCGCGCCGATGTCCTTGCCGCCGTACAAGCTGCGCCGGATGCCAGTGTCCTTGATGCAGGAATCGAGAGCCCGGTGGTGATCCATCCGGATGAATCCCTCGCCGAAGCCGCAGACCGGATGATCCTCCATGGAGTCGGCCGCTTGCCCGTGGTGGAGCGGGGAGACACCCCTAGACTCGTGGGTCTGGTCAGCCGCCGGGAGGTATTGCTCGCACGCAAGCATCGGCTGGATGCCGAGCGGCGCTGA
- a CDS encoding ABC transporter ATP-binding protein, with the protein MPLLEADGLGKRYGSRHVLRDVSLSFAPGEIVATLGVNGAGKTTLLGCLAGMLGWDRGEVRLGGEKLDRNRLDHRQRMMFLPGEGFHFGGADTIRNAAIFSELWRGIEAAPPIDMEEWLERLGLLEVAFSSVDTLSRGQRYKAVLLALHCADPEIWLIDEPFAAGMDARGMEAFRLLVRAAAARGRCIIYTTQFPELAARFADRIVVVGSGGIRLDEPTSEADPEELIRKLGNELGIHGAHQ; encoded by the coding sequence ATGCCTTTGTTGGAAGCCGACGGCTTGGGTAAGCGCTACGGATCGAGGCACGTCCTGAGGGACGTGAGTCTGTCGTTCGCGCCCGGGGAGATCGTCGCCACGCTGGGGGTGAACGGCGCGGGCAAGACCACCCTGCTCGGCTGCCTGGCGGGAATGCTGGGCTGGGATCGCGGGGAAGTCCGCCTCGGCGGGGAGAAGCTCGATCGCAACCGCCTCGACCACCGGCAGCGCATGATGTTCCTGCCCGGAGAAGGCTTTCACTTCGGAGGCGCGGACACGATCCGGAATGCGGCGATCTTCTCTGAACTCTGGCGCGGCATCGAGGCGGCCCCACCGATCGACATGGAGGAGTGGCTGGAGCGCCTCGGCCTGCTGGAGGTGGCTTTTTCCTCCGTCGATACCCTTTCCCGCGGTCAACGCTACAAGGCGGTGCTGCTGGCACTGCATTGCGCTGATCCTGAGATCTGGTTGATCGACGAGCCCTTCGCCGCCGGCATGGATGCGCGCGGCATGGAAGCCTTCCGCCTGCTTGTGCGGGCTGCCGCGGCACGGGGACGGTGCATCATCTATACGACCCAGTTCCCCGAGCTGGCCGCACGCTTTGCCGACCGCATCGTGGTGGTGGGAAGCGGCGGTATCCGCCTCGATGAACCCACATCGGAAGCCGACCCGGAGGAACTGATCCGCAAACTGGGCAACGAACTCGGCATCCACGGCGCGCACCAATGA
- a CDS encoding GDSL-type esterase/lipase family protein, producing the protein MKLIHRVLAPLFVIGSLQAAAPKPIDPADYKEPVKVACVGDSITQGSGIADPARNSYPGQLQSLLGDKWKVGNYGVSGRTLLKKGDFPYWNEKAYKDALGFSPDVVIIMLGTNDTKPQNWKHEAEFTADYTELVKSFQTLESKPRIYVCRPCPVPEPGNFGINEKNNKEWIKRIDKMAKEMDLGIIDMHKALDDKPELLPDRVHPNLEGAGEMAKAAYKELTGKKAPKTAAKP; encoded by the coding sequence ATGAAACTCATCCACCGCGTCCTCGCGCCTCTTTTCGTCATCGGCTCGCTGCAAGCAGCCGCGCCGAAGCCCATCGATCCCGCCGATTACAAGGAGCCCGTGAAGGTAGCCTGCGTGGGCGACAGCATCACGCAGGGCTCCGGCATCGCCGATCCCGCGAGGAATTCCTATCCCGGCCAGCTCCAGAGCTTGTTGGGTGACAAGTGGAAGGTGGGGAACTACGGTGTGAGCGGCCGCACGCTTCTGAAGAAAGGCGACTTCCCTTACTGGAATGAAAAGGCCTACAAGGATGCCCTCGGCTTTTCGCCGGACGTAGTGATCATCATGCTCGGCACGAATGACACGAAGCCGCAGAACTGGAAGCACGAGGCGGAATTCACCGCCGACTACACGGAACTCGTGAAGTCGTTCCAAACGCTGGAAAGCAAGCCGCGCATCTACGTCTGCCGCCCGTGCCCGGTGCCGGAGCCGGGGAACTTCGGCATCAACGAGAAGAACAACAAGGAGTGGATCAAACGCATCGACAAGATGGCGAAGGAGATGGACCTCGGCATCATCGACATGCACAAGGCGCTGGATGACAAGCCGGAACTCCTGCCCGACCGCGTGCATCCGAACTTGGAAGGCGCAGGCGAAATGGCCAAGGCCGCCTACAAGGAACTAACCGGAAAGAAGGCTCCCAAGACCGCGGCCAAGCCGTAA
- the rsmH gene encoding 16S rRNA (cytosine(1402)-N(4))-methyltransferase RsmH yields MDDMPRPPRRKRYSGKNPRRFEDKYKEHEPERYASTVGKVLESGRTPAGMHVPIMMEECLDALGLAPGRTGIDCTLGYGGHAREILARISPGGRLIGLDVDPIEQPKTTARLQAAGYGADAFTAVRSNYAGIRKVLDGLGLEAVDFIFADLGCSSMQFDNPARGFTFKSDGPLDMRMNPERGIPATDWLAKVHEEKLAAVLSENADEPLAGEIAVVLAGRKVPTTKALVSAIRSVPAVAKLDAERSELAVRRVFQAIRIAVNEEFTSLDAFLRQLPLCVKPGGRVAILTFHSGEDRRVKKAFQTGERDGTYAEVSGEVILAGPDERRNNPRSIPAKLRWAVLPGKA; encoded by the coding sequence ATGGACGACATGCCGCGGCCGCCGCGACGCAAGCGCTACTCGGGGAAGAACCCGCGGCGCTTCGAGGACAAGTACAAGGAGCACGAGCCGGAGCGCTATGCGAGCACCGTGGGCAAGGTGCTGGAGTCGGGCAGGACCCCGGCAGGCATGCACGTGCCGATCATGATGGAGGAATGCCTTGATGCCCTCGGCCTCGCTCCCGGCCGGACCGGCATCGATTGTACGCTCGGCTATGGCGGCCATGCGCGGGAGATCCTGGCGCGGATTTCGCCCGGGGGACGCCTGATCGGCCTGGATGTCGATCCCATCGAGCAGCCGAAGACGACCGCCCGACTGCAGGCCGCCGGCTATGGCGCAGATGCCTTCACCGCCGTGCGGTCGAACTACGCCGGCATCCGCAAGGTGCTGGACGGCCTCGGGCTGGAAGCCGTGGATTTCATCTTTGCAGATCTTGGTTGCTCCTCGATGCAGTTCGACAATCCGGCGCGCGGTTTCACCTTCAAGTCCGATGGGCCGCTCGACATGCGCATGAATCCCGAGCGGGGAATCCCCGCGACCGATTGGCTGGCCAAGGTGCATGAGGAGAAGTTGGCGGCGGTACTTTCGGAAAATGCCGACGAGCCGCTGGCCGGGGAAATTGCCGTCGTGCTCGCAGGCAGGAAAGTGCCCACGACGAAGGCATTGGTCTCGGCGATTCGCTCCGTTCCGGCAGTGGCGAAGCTCGATGCAGAGCGATCCGAACTCGCGGTGCGCAGAGTCTTCCAGGCCATCCGGATCGCCGTGAATGAGGAGTTCACATCGCTGGATGCCTTCCTGCGGCAGCTTCCGCTTTGCGTGAAGCCGGGTGGCCGGGTGGCAATCCTCACATTCCACTCCGGTGAAGACCGGCGGGTGAAGAAGGCCTTCCAGACGGGAGAGCGGGACGGCACCTACGCGGAGGTCAGCGGGGAGGTGATCCTCGCGGGACCTGACGAGCGCAGGAACAACCCCCGCAGTATCCCCGCGAAATTACGCTGGGCCGTGCTGCCGGGGAAAGCCTAG
- a CDS encoding HupE/UreJ family protein yields MIRLLLVWLLFAGAGLAHQIEEISISVVLDGDRVTAIAEADAAYMLPEFRGDEDVEAKDLAWLREQDPAGWRRIAGECEDYWRSCFRLKADGADLAWTLSVPDLAKEKPGFLEEGDPEDLPMLAVRIEAVLPPGASKLGIDWKEPFGVNLIVTTGEGASAETKPLVSGESAVVAERAADASEMRPAETSFAGWIRLGFVHILPEGVDHILFVLGLFLLVPRWKPLLQQTIVFTLAHSLSLAAAASGWVRFPSTPVEVLIAASIAWVGIENFWAKELGKGRLVLVGIFGLVHGLGFAGVLAELLPAGQPEKLPAALFGFNVGVEFGQITVLAMAFATFAWWGEKRFVWVKRIGSAAVALAGVILVVERLAGIDLVSFL; encoded by the coding sequence ATGATCCGCCTGCTGCTGGTTTGGCTGCTGTTTGCCGGGGCGGGACTTGCGCATCAGATCGAGGAGATTTCCATTTCGGTGGTGCTCGATGGGGATCGCGTCACGGCCATTGCGGAGGCGGATGCGGCTTACATGCTGCCGGAGTTCCGAGGGGACGAGGATGTGGAGGCGAAGGACCTGGCGTGGCTGCGGGAGCAGGACCCGGCGGGTTGGCGGAGGATAGCGGGGGAGTGTGAGGATTACTGGCGGTCCTGCTTTCGCCTGAAGGCGGACGGGGCGGACCTCGCATGGACTCTTTCGGTGCCGGATCTTGCGAAGGAAAAGCCGGGGTTTTTGGAGGAGGGAGACCCGGAGGACCTGCCGATGCTGGCCGTGCGAATCGAGGCGGTGCTTCCGCCCGGAGCGTCGAAACTCGGCATCGATTGGAAGGAGCCCTTCGGCGTGAATCTCATCGTCACGACGGGCGAGGGAGCATCCGCCGAAACGAAGCCGCTGGTCAGCGGGGAGTCCGCGGTGGTCGCCGAGAGGGCGGCGGATGCTTCGGAGATGAGGCCTGCGGAAACCTCGTTCGCGGGGTGGATCCGGCTCGGATTCGTCCACATTTTGCCGGAGGGCGTGGATCACATCCTCTTCGTGCTCGGCCTCTTCTTGTTGGTGCCGCGGTGGAAGCCGTTGCTGCAGCAGACGATCGTCTTCACGCTCGCCCATTCCTTGTCGCTCGCGGCTGCGGCGTCGGGCTGGGTGCGGTTCCCCTCGACACCGGTCGAGGTCCTGATTGCCGCGAGCATTGCATGGGTGGGCATCGAGAATTTCTGGGCGAAGGAACTGGGGAAGGGGAGGCTGGTCCTGGTCGGCATCTTCGGTCTGGTCCACGGCCTCGGCTTTGCCGGTGTGCTGGCGGAGTTGCTGCCGGCAGGTCAGCCGGAGAAGCTTCCGGCGGCGTTGTTCGGCTTCAACGTCGGTGTCGAGTTCGGCCAGATCACCGTGCTGGCCATGGCCTTCGCGACGTTTGCCTGGTGGGGTGAAAAGCGCTTCGTCTGGGTGAAGCGGATCGGTTCGGCGGCAGTGGCGTTGGCTGGAGTGATCCTTGTCGTCGAGAGGCTCGCAGGCATTGACCTCGTGTCATTCCTCTGA
- a CDS encoding ubiquinone/menaquinone biosynthesis methyltransferase: MGAGTIQDPSYVREAFARIADRYVTTNHVLSLGTDILWRRKVARIVRAWEPRRVLDVATGTGDLALEIQDACPEAEVTGSDFCAEMLAHASRRGLARTLVADALALPFQDGEFDVVTVAFGLRNMADYAAAIREMRRVLRPGGHLLVLDFSLPEGALRKPYRWYLHNVLPKMAGYLTGQKDAYEYLGGSIEEFPMGQEMCDLITAQGYREAQAAPLTCGVASIYTAEAV; encoded by the coding sequence GTGGGTGCCGGAACCATTCAAGACCCGTCTTATGTCCGCGAAGCGTTCGCACGCATCGCAGACCGCTACGTGACCACGAATCACGTCCTCAGCCTCGGCACCGATATCCTGTGGCGGCGAAAGGTCGCCCGGATCGTTCGCGCATGGGAGCCCCGCCGTGTGCTCGATGTGGCCACCGGTACCGGTGATCTTGCCTTGGAGATCCAGGACGCTTGTCCGGAGGCGGAGGTGACGGGCAGCGATTTCTGCGCGGAGATGCTCGCCCATGCCAGCCGCCGCGGCCTTGCCCGCACCCTGGTCGCGGACGCCCTCGCGCTCCCATTCCAGGACGGCGAATTCGACGTCGTGACCGTCGCCTTCGGCCTGCGAAATATGGCCGATTACGCCGCCGCCATCCGCGAGATGCGCCGCGTGCTGCGACCCGGCGGCCATCTTCTCGTTCTCGATTTCTCGCTGCCGGAGGGAGCCCTCAGAAAGCCCTACCGCTGGTATCTTCACAACGTCCTGCCCAAGATGGCGGGCTACCTCACCGGCCAGAAGGACGCCTACGAATACCTCGGCGGCTCCATTGAGGAATTCCCGATGGGGCAGGAAATGTGCGACCTCATCACCGCCCAAGGCTACCGCGAGGCGCAGGCCGCTCCGCTGACCTGCGGCGTCGCCTCCATCTACACCGCCGAAGCGGTCTGA
- a CDS encoding sulfatase family protein, whose translation MLLRSLISLVLLAGFAAAKPSPNIVVVLVDDLGWGDFSCFGNKEASTPNIDRLAKEGMQFRQFYVNSSICSPSRCALTTGQYPQRWKITSFLENRAANERRGMAQWLDPKAPVLARILKEKGYATGHFGKWHLGGQRDVDNAPAITSYGFDRSLTNFEGMGPKLLPLTLKPGDKEPGKIWQDAERLGGPVTWTLRSKITGSFVDAAIPFIDAAAKEKKPFFINLWPDDVHSPFWPPVESWKQGKRAQYLAVLENMDRQLGKLFDHLRATPEIRDNTIVLVCSDNGPEPGAGSAGSFRGAKGTLWEGGIRSPLVVWAPGLMEEGKAGGINDRSVFAAFDLAPSLVKIAGAPAPEGVAFDGEDLSATLLGKSDASRKASIFWRRPPDRKVTGPQGRRQPDLAVREGNWKLLCEYDGSQGRLFDLATDPAESKNIAVEKPEIVARLSKAAVEWHASMPPDEGPKLGARKQGNGGK comes from the coding sequence ATGCTCCTGCGTTCCCTGATTTCCCTCGTCCTGCTCGCCGGTTTCGCCGCGGCCAAGCCATCGCCGAATATCGTCGTCGTCCTCGTCGATGACCTGGGCTGGGGCGACTTCTCGTGCTTCGGCAACAAGGAGGCATCCACGCCGAACATCGACCGCCTGGCGAAAGAGGGGATGCAATTCCGGCAGTTCTACGTAAACTCGTCGATCTGCTCGCCATCGCGCTGTGCCTTGACCACGGGGCAATATCCTCAGCGGTGGAAGATCACCTCTTTCCTCGAAAACCGGGCGGCCAACGAGCGCCGCGGCATGGCACAGTGGCTCGACCCGAAGGCCCCGGTGCTGGCCCGCATCCTGAAGGAGAAGGGCTACGCCACCGGGCACTTCGGCAAGTGGCATCTCGGTGGCCAGCGCGACGTGGACAATGCGCCCGCGATCACCTCCTACGGATTCGACCGGAGCCTCACCAACTTCGAAGGCATGGGGCCGAAGCTGCTGCCGCTGACGCTGAAGCCCGGCGACAAGGAGCCGGGCAAGATCTGGCAGGATGCGGAGCGCCTCGGCGGACCGGTCACGTGGACGCTGCGCTCGAAAATCACGGGCAGCTTCGTCGATGCCGCGATCCCCTTCATCGACGCCGCGGCGAAAGAGAAGAAGCCGTTCTTCATCAATCTCTGGCCGGACGACGTCCACTCTCCCTTCTGGCCGCCGGTCGAATCGTGGAAGCAGGGCAAGCGGGCGCAGTATCTCGCGGTGCTGGAAAACATGGACCGCCAGCTCGGCAAGCTCTTCGACCATCTCCGCGCCACGCCGGAGATCCGGGATAATACCATCGTGCTCGTCTGCTCCGACAATGGTCCCGAGCCGGGGGCGGGCTCTGCGGGTTCCTTTCGCGGGGCAAAGGGCACGCTATGGGAGGGCGGCATCCGCTCGCCCCTCGTCGTCTGGGCCCCCGGGCTGATGGAAGAGGGCAAGGCCGGAGGGATCAACGACCGCTCGGTTTTCGCCGCCTTCGATCTCGCTCCCTCGTTGGTGAAGATCGCCGGTGCTCCGGCTCCGGAGGGCGTGGCTTTCGACGGTGAGGACCTTTCCGCGACGCTGCTCGGGAAATCGGATGCCTCGCGGAAGGCGTCCATTTTCTGGCGTCGTCCGCCGGATCGCAAGGTGACGGGCCCGCAGGGACGCCGCCAGCCGGACCTCGCCGTGCGTGAGGGGAATTGGAAGCTGCTCTGCGAGTACGACGGCTCGCAGGGGCGGCTCTTCGACCTCGCTACGGACCCGGCGGAATCGAAGAACATCGCGGTGGAAAAGCCCGAGATAGTCGCCCGACTTTCAAAGGCTGCCGTCGAGTGGCACGCCTCGATGCCCCCGGACGAGGGGCCGAAACTGGGAGCCCGGAAGCAGGGGAATGGCGGGAAGTGA
- the ycaC gene encoding isochorismate family cysteine hydrolase YcaC: MSNFQYRRLDKNDVAVLLVDHQTGLTNLVQDFSPDDFKNNVLALGDIAEYFKLPTILTTSFEDGPNGPLVPELKAQFPDAPYIARPGNINAWDNEDFVNAVKATGKKQLLIAGIVTEVCVAFPALSALEEGYEVFVVADASGTFNQTTRQAAWSRMEAAGAQLMTWFGVACELHRDWRNDVEGLGTLFSNHLPNYRCLINSYNAGKAAAAK, encoded by the coding sequence ATGAGCAACTTCCAATACCGCCGCCTGGACAAGAACGACGTCGCAGTGCTCCTCGTCGATCACCAGACCGGCCTGACCAACCTGGTGCAGGACTTCTCGCCGGATGACTTCAAGAACAACGTCCTCGCGCTGGGCGACATCGCCGAATACTTCAAGCTCCCGACCATCCTGACCACCAGCTTCGAGGACGGCCCGAACGGCCCGCTCGTGCCGGAACTCAAGGCCCAGTTTCCCGATGCTCCCTACATCGCGCGCCCGGGAAACATCAATGCCTGGGACAACGAGGACTTCGTGAATGCCGTGAAGGCCACGGGAAAGAAACAACTGCTCATCGCCGGCATCGTCACCGAGGTCTGTGTCGCTTTCCCCGCGCTGTCCGCGCTGGAGGAGGGCTACGAGGTCTTCGTGGTCGCCGATGCATCGGGCACTTTCAATCAAACGACCCGTCAGGCGGCATGGTCCCGCATGGAGGCCGCAGGTGCGCAGTTGATGACTTGGTTCGGCGTGGCCTGCGAGTTGCACCGCGACTGGCGGAATGATGTCGAAGGCCTCGGCACCTTGTTCTCGAATCACCTGCCGAACTACCGCTGCCTCATCAACAGCTACAACGCTGGCAAGGCCGCTGCTGCGAAGTGA